A single Mangrovimonas sp. YM274 DNA region contains:
- a CDS encoding type IX secretion system membrane protein PorP/SprF, producing the protein MKRIYMAMVLLMCVQLYGQQDPQYTQYMYNMNVVNPAYAGSKEALSLGVLYRWQWSGIDGAPQTGTFFAHSPIGSNMGLGLSFINDQIGPVVENNVYADFSYTLRLGGEHRLAFGVKAGATFHDIGLQDLELFDDNDPFFSENINSTTPNIGAGFFYYTEHYYVGFSVPNMLNSVHLDADGYELGSEVSHYFLTGGYVFDVSANTKLKPSFLVKSAFSAPTSFDVNLNALFYDRFEIGASYRLDDSFSGLVNFGITPNLRIGYAYDGVTSDISKYASSSHEIMLLWDLNFSKKVSRSPRYF; encoded by the coding sequence ATGAAAAGAATATATATGGCAATGGTCCTATTGATGTGCGTACAGCTGTACGGCCAACAGGACCCACAGTACACGCAGTATATGTACAACATGAACGTTGTGAACCCGGCGTATGCGGGCTCTAAGGAGGCACTCAGTCTGGGTGTTCTCTACCGTTGGCAGTGGAGCGGTATCGACGGTGCCCCACAGACGGGGACGTTCTTTGCGCACTCGCCAATCGGGAGCAACATGGGGCTAGGCCTGTCGTTCATCAACGACCAGATCGGACCTGTAGTAGAGAACAACGTCTACGCAGATTTCAGCTATACCCTAAGGCTTGGCGGCGAACACCGCCTGGCCTTCGGTGTCAAGGCAGGGGCCACGTTCCACGACATCGGGCTCCAGGACTTGGAGCTTTTCGACGATAACGACCCGTTCTTTTCGGAGAACATCAACAGCACGACGCCGAACATCGGAGCAGGGTTCTTCTATTACACGGAGCACTACTATGTAGGGTTCTCGGTACCGAACATGCTGAACTCGGTGCACCTTGATGCTGACGGTTACGAGCTGGGCTCTGAGGTGAGCCACTACTTTTTGACAGGGGGCTATGTGTTCGACGTATCTGCCAACACGAAGCTCAAGCCCTCGTTTTTGGTAAAGTCGGCGTTTTCTGCACCGACGTCGTTTGACGTGAACTTGAACGCGCTGTTCTACGACCGCTTCGAGATCGGGGCTTCGTACCGTCTTGACGATTCGTTCTCCGGCCTTGTGAACTTCGGCATCACGCCGAACCTTCGTATCGGTTATGCCTATGACGGAGTTACCTCAGACATCAGCAAGTATGCTTCCTCGTCGCACGAGATCATGTTGCTTTGGGACCTGAACTTTAGCAAGAAGGTATCACGATCACCAAGATATTTCTAA
- a CDS encoding choice-of-anchor L domain-containing protein, producing the protein MKKLLVFLVLLSVFSPLNAQVTIGTGNIETENAPFDPYFGYSYTQTVYLASEINASGAITDIQWYYSGSTGLPNSQELVIYMAESPKASFDSTTDWLPIGSFTEVYSGGITVTAGTSGWVQITLDTPFDYTGMENLIIAVEENQTNYDEWNDDFYNTEVATNRTISRYTSIEDPDPVSPPAANNINNFIPNIILGGISELCPNPTNVAVAIDLETADFSWNGGTATAWEVINQEVGGAAPTNTDSGTSVDASTYQITDLTMGADYDFYVRAVCGDDGNSFWIGPLTYHVSNFGENCSTPIVVSNLPYNSVDNTSNYLDDYSGAPGSDCGATAAFLSGDDVVYAFSPAEDTSIDIQLTGLTNGYAGMFLYTDCADIGTACIGGDSNFNTTEDLVIDNIVVPGGDTYYIVISTWANPQSVGYTLNITENTCIDQQVAFEVVSDCANGPQFYIEADVTSMGSATALTLTDNQGSAAQTVNDLGIYTFGPYDNTTNVVITSANVDDVNCTLESAGLTQPYCTENIVDCTVGPVSTTFCYGNNNDIVFTYTSTDGSPLALTVNAGSVQNNLDYFIVYDTDGTTELTAPNTTGTLSGQFESSGDTISFTVSSNGYGSCQSSSTYEPIEVTVACATCTNPQWTYEVVSDCINGPQFNIEVDLSDMGTGTSYTISDDQGLYAETVTAIGIYTVGPFDNMTDVALTIENDNDVNCILTGDTVTQEFCLDNYVNCSEGPLNGTYCYENNDQNVFTFTSNDGSSLFFNINSGTVENNWDALHIYDTDGTELTPSDYYGNGGDLSGLIWQSSGDTISFWIESNGGTSCTSGSQTELDYTVTCATCDLPTWSYDIVSDCINGPQFNIEVDLSDMGSATSYTITDDQGSAAQTATATGIYTFGPYTNETEVSFTIVNDGDALCTLSGEPVTQPFCLDNYLDCSAQEPINIAYCYGDDDTNVFTFTSNDGMALNFEVNSGELYVVGDYFHVYDTDGTELTPNEFIGLDDDGDLTGISYQSSGDTISFWVESNGFASCQSVWTDFELLDITVACASCINPEASYEVVNDCENGEQFLVEVEVTNMGSAESLTISSDYDSNTVIAEALGTYQIGPFPFNTDVEIAVINTDDATCDIYSPIFNMLACPPENDNPCNAIAVEVNELDECTLFASGTIAGAAPSAVGVPACSGQPNDDVWFTFVANAEAQVVSLNNIANGNLNLDYSVYEGTCDGALTELFCSDANVNAVEGLTVGNTYYVRVYSFNDTATTTNFEICIKPLPGNIITDQVTYTVEQLVTDVLISNECAQISNISYSTGTDYESVNGIAYFYTESPGFPFDDGIMLASGNASLADGPNVSTTASSGSWDWPGDMDLEEFVNGNTYNASIIEFDFVPFADEISFDFIMASEEYNGASFECNYSDAFAFLLTDEAGVTTNLAVLPGTTTPILVTNIHPQNTACGPMNEQYFGGYTPDDLPPMIYDGRTVEFTAFSEVNVGETYHIKLVMADEGDSALDSAVFLRAGSFDLGTFDLGIDITQANGNAVCQGESIILSTGADSVEHVWYKDGFVVEGETGSTLEITEGGQYSAQVIFSPTCTEDDTIFVEFIPSPAISEPMDLEVCSETQIGVFDLTENDILVLGELDASLYTISYHLTEQEAMDDVNPLTSPYTNISSPQTVWVRVLSLETGCVSYDTFELILTAPTHTATSVDLLECDNDGDGVAEYDLDAHSTYILDGQDAAAYNVTYYASEQDAMDAANPLASPYTSAGNETVWVRVETVGLPDCYVTNSFMLTIGTSPMTSFTEDFEYIVCIGDDVPVTIEATPENYTEDEVSINWYQDEVLIEGEHGLTLPVLEAGLYEIEVIFNDTGCIAITEQVMESVVCEFPQGISPNGDGLNDSFELSNFQVHRIEIFNRYGTLVYSKNDYTNEWYGQTNDGDELPVGTYFYTIEYGEGQTHCAWVYINK; encoded by the coding sequence ATGAAAAAGCTACTAGTATTTCTTGTACTATTGTCGGTTTTTAGTCCGCTAAATGCGCAAGTGACAATAGGGACTGGGAATATAGAAACTGAAAATGCACCTTTCGATCCTTATTTTGGGTATTCTTATACACAAACGGTATACCTAGCTTCAGAGATTAATGCCTCTGGAGCTATTACCGATATACAATGGTATTATAGTGGGAGTACAGGTTTGCCTAATAGCCAGGAATTGGTCATTTATATGGCTGAATCTCCAAAGGCATCTTTTGATTCCACTACGGATTGGCTACCGATAGGTTCTTTTACCGAGGTATATTCAGGCGGGATTACCGTAACTGCTGGCACATCTGGTTGGGTTCAAATTACTTTGGATACGCCTTTTGATTATACGGGGATGGAAAATTTGATTATTGCCGTTGAGGAAAATCAAACAAATTATGATGAATGGAATGATGATTTTTACAACACAGAGGTGGCAACCAACCGAACTATTTCGAGGTATACCAGTATTGAAGATCCAGATCCTGTATCGCCTCCTGCAGCAAATAATATTAATAATTTTATTCCAAATATCATATTGGGAGGAATTAGTGAGCTATGCCCTAATCCAACTAATGTTGCTGTAGCAATTGATTTGGAAACTGCTGATTTTTCTTGGAACGGAGGGACGGCGACTGCTTGGGAAGTGATCAATCAGGAAGTTGGGGGAGCTGCCCCAACCAATACCGATTCGGGTACCTCTGTAGATGCTAGTACATACCAAATTACAGATTTAACCATGGGAGCAGATTATGACTTTTATGTTAGAGCGGTTTGTGGAGACGATGGCAATAGCTTTTGGATAGGTCCTTTGACCTATCATGTGAGTAACTTTGGAGAAAACTGCAGTACCCCAATAGTTGTTTCCAACCTACCATACAATAGTGTAGATAATACGTCCAATTATTTGGATGATTATTCGGGAGCTCCAGGTTCGGACTGCGGGGCTACTGCTGCTTTTTTGAGTGGTGATGATGTTGTGTATGCTTTTTCCCCGGCTGAGGATACTTCTATAGATATCCAATTAACGGGCCTAACAAATGGTTACGCGGGGATGTTCCTATATACAGATTGTGCCGATATTGGTACGGCTTGTATTGGTGGTGATTCCAATTTTAATACGACGGAAGATTTAGTAATTGATAATATCGTAGTTCCAGGTGGTGATACCTATTACATTGTGATCTCTACTTGGGCTAACCCACAAAGTGTTGGTTACACTTTAAATATAACAGAGAATACTTGTATTGATCAACAAGTAGCTTTTGAAGTGGTAAGTGATTGTGCAAACGGACCACAATTCTATATCGAAGCCGATGTGACCAGTATGGGGTCTGCGACTGCTTTGACACTTACCGATAATCAAGGGAGTGCAGCACAAACGGTGAACGATTTGGGAATCTACACTTTTGGACCTTATGATAATACTACCAATGTTGTTATTACTTCGGCAAATGTAGATGATGTTAATTGTACCCTAGAAAGTGCGGGGTTGACGCAGCCTTATTGTACAGAAAACATCGTTGACTGTACTGTGGGGCCTGTAAGTACAACCTTTTGCTATGGAAACAATAATGATATTGTTTTTACTTATACAAGTACGGATGGATCTCCATTAGCTTTGACAGTGAACGCTGGTTCTGTTCAAAATAATTTGGATTATTTTATAGTATATGATACAGATGGTACTACGGAGTTGACAGCTCCTAATACAACAGGAACCTTATCCGGTCAGTTCGAATCATCTGGAGACACTATTTCATTTACGGTTAGTTCTAACGGTTATGGAAGTTGTCAATCTTCATCTACTTATGAGCCTATTGAAGTAACGGTAGCTTGTGCCACTTGTACAAATCCTCAGTGGACTTATGAAGTAGTTTCGGACTGTATCAACGGACCTCAATTTAACATTGAAGTAGATCTGTCTGATATGGGAACGGGAACGTCTTATACCATTTCAGATGATCAAGGTCTTTATGCTGAAACGGTGACGGCTATTGGAATTTATACCGTTGGACCTTTCGATAATATGACCGATGTAGCTTTAACTATTGAAAATGATAACGATGTCAATTGTATCCTTACAGGGGATACCGTGACTCAAGAGTTTTGTTTGGATAACTATGTCAATTGTTCTGAAGGGCCTTTAAATGGGACTTATTGTTATGAGAACAACGATCAAAATGTATTTACTTTTACCAGTAACGATGGATCCTCACTATTCTTTAACATTAATTCAGGAACTGTTGAAAATAATTGGGACGCTTTACATATCTATGATACAGATGGAACTGAACTGACTCCAAGTGATTACTATGGTAATGGAGGAGATTTAAGTGGGTTGATTTGGCAGTCTTCAGGAGACACCATCTCATTTTGGATAGAAAGTAATGGAGGTACAAGTTGTACTTCGGGCAGTCAAACAGAACTCGATTATACGGTTACCTGTGCTACTTGTGATTTACCAACATGGTCTTATGATATAGTTTCAGATTGTATCAATGGACCGCAATTTAACATCGAGGTAGACCTTTCAGATATGGGGTCGGCAACGTCTTATACTATTACGGATGATCAGGGAAGTGCTGCGCAAACAGCAACTGCAACAGGAATCTATACTTTTGGTCCTTATACGAATGAAACTGAAGTATCTTTTACCATAGTCAATGATGGAGATGCCTTATGTACTTTGTCAGGAGAGCCTGTAACGCAGCCATTCTGTTTAGACAACTATCTAGACTGTTCAGCTCAAGAGCCAATTAACATTGCCTACTGTTATGGGGACGATGATACTAACGTGTTTACCTTTACAAGTAATGATGGCATGGCCTTAAACTTCGAAGTTAATTCGGGAGAATTGTATGTTGTAGGGGATTATTTCCACGTTTATGATACCGATGGAACGGAATTAACGCCAAATGAATTTATAGGATTAGATGATGATGGAGACCTTACAGGTATAAGCTATCAATCTTCTGGGGATACCATTTCATTCTGGGTAGAGTCTAATGGGTTTGCAAGTTGTCAAAGTGTTTGGACGGACTTCGAATTATTGGATATTACAGTGGCTTGTGCTTCCTGTATCAATCCGGAAGCATCCTATGAAGTGGTAAATGACTGTGAAAACGGAGAACAGTTTTTGGTAGAAGTAGAGGTTACCAATATGGGGTCTGCAGAATCTTTGACCATCTCAAGTGATTACGATAGTAATACGGTAATTGCAGAGGCGCTTGGAACCTATCAAATTGGGCCTTTCCCGTTTAATACCGATGTAGAAATAGCAGTAATCAACACAGATGATGCTACTTGCGATATTTATAGCCCAATATTCAACATGTTGGCCTGTCCTCCTGAAAATGATAACCCATGTAACGCCATTGCTGTTGAAGTGAATGAGTTGGATGAATGTACCTTGTTTGCGTCTGGTACCATAGCAGGTGCTGCGCCATCAGCAGTAGGGGTGCCGGCTTGTAGTGGACAGCCTAATGATGATGTATGGTTTACGTTTGTAGCTAATGCTGAGGCTCAAGTAGTATCCTTGAACAACATTGCTAACGGAAACTTAAACCTTGATTATAGCGTTTATGAAGGGACTTGTGATGGTGCCCTTACAGAGTTATTCTGTTCAGATGCTAATGTTAATGCAGTAGAAGGTTTGACAGTTGGAAATACTTATTATGTTAGAGTATATTCCTTCAATGATACAGCGACCACAACCAATTTTGAAATCTGTATCAAACCATTACCGGGGAATATTATTACCGATCAAGTAACCTATACCGTAGAGCAATTGGTGACCGATGTATTAATTTCCAATGAATGTGCACAAATTTCGAATATTAGCTATTCTACAGGAACAGATTATGAATCTGTAAACGGTATTGCCTATTTCTATACAGAAAGTCCAGGATTCCCATTTGATGATGGAATCATGTTAGCCTCCGGAAATGCCTCTTTGGCGGATGGGCCTAATGTGTCTACAACAGCCTCTTCAGGAAGTTGGGATTGGCCTGGAGATATGGATTTAGAGGAATTTGTAAATGGTAATACCTATAATGCGTCTATCATTGAGTTCGATTTCGTGCCATTTGCCGATGAAATTAGTTTCGACTTTATTATGGCTTCGGAAGAGTACAATGGCGCTTCTTTTGAATGTAACTACTCGGATGCCTTTGCCTTCCTATTGACCGATGAAGCTGGAGTGACCACCAACTTGGCAGTATTGCCGGGAACAACAACACCAATCTTGGTGACCAATATTCACCCTCAAAATACGGCCTGTGGTCCTATGAACGAACAGTATTTTGGCGGTTACACGCCAGATGATCTGCCTCCTATGATCTATGATGGTAGAACTGTTGAGTTTACGGCGTTCTCAGAAGTAAATGTTGGGGAAACTTACCATATCAAATTGGTGATGGCCGATGAAGGGGATTCTGCCTTGGATTCTGCTGTATTCCTTAGGGCAGGTAGTTTTGATTTGGGTACTTTCGATTTAGGAATCGACATTACTCAGGCTAATGGTAATGCGGTTTGTCAAGGAGAGTCTATCATTTTAAGTACGGGGGCTGATTCGGTAGAGCACGTATGGTACAAAGATGGATTTGTTGTTGAGGGCGAAACGGGATCTACTTTGGAAATTACCGAAGGAGGTCAGTATAGTGCTCAAGTAATCTTCTCACCAACATGTACTGAAGATGATACCATTTTTGTGGAGTTTATACCTAGCCCGGCTATTTCAGAGCCTATGGATCTTGAAGTGTGTTCGGAAACCCAAATTGGGGTATTTGACCTTACAGAGAATGATATCCTTGTGTTAGGGGAATTGGATGCGTCCCTTTACACGATATCGTATCACTTAACAGAGCAAGAGGCTATGGATGATGTGAATCCATTGACGTCTCCTTATACAAATATCTCATCTCCGCAAACTGTTTGGGTACGAGTGCTTAGTTTGGAAACAGGATGTGTGTCTTATGACACATTCGAATTAATCTTGACAGCTCCAACTCATACGGCTACCAGTGTAGACCTATTGGAGTGTGACAATGATGGAGATGGTGTTGCAGAATACGATTTGGATGCGCACAGCACTTATATCTTGGACGGTCAGGATGCTGCAGCTTACAACGTGACGTATTATGCTTCTGAGCAAGATGCCATGGATGCAGCCAATCCACTTGCAAGCCCTTATACAAGTGCTGGTAACGAAACGGTTTGGGTGCGCGTAGAAACTGTTGGGCTTCCAGATTGTTATGTAACCAACAGCTTTATGTTGACCATTGGAACGTCTCCAATGACATCGTTTACTGAAGATTTTGAATATATAGTGTGTATTGGAGATGATGTGCCGGTTACCATTGAGGCAACTCCGGAGAACTATACAGAAGATGAAGTAAGCATTAATTGGTACCAAGATGAAGTATTGATTGAAGGCGAGCATGGCTTGACGTTACCAGTGTTGGAAGCAGGTCTTTATGAAATTGAAGTGATCTTTAACGATACGGGATGTATTGCTATTACCGAACAAGTTATGGAATCTGTAGTATGTGAGTTCCCACAAGGGATTTCTCCTAACGGAGACGGTTTGAACGATAGCTTCGAGCTGAGCAATTTCCAGGTTCACAGAATCGAGATCTTCAACCGTTACGGTACCTTGGTGTATTCGAAGAATGATTATACCAATGAGTGGTACGGACAGACCAATGACGGTGACGAGCTTCCTGTTGGAACTTATTTTTACACGATCGAGTACGGAGAAGGCCAAACACACTGTGCTTGGGTTTACATCAACAAATAA
- a CDS encoding OmpA family protein, translating to MKNIHTYIAIAMMGGMSMTAQNKDTKKADELYGRFEYVEAAEAYGKLVEKGKGDAYVYTQLAEANYNIYNTEEAERWYAKAIESGNQDSETIYRYAQMLKANGKYSESNAQMAKFASMAPGDERAKAYRSAPDYIDEIKSTRKRFEVEDMSLNTEYSEFGAVEKDGDLYFVSARNTSRKTYGWNGEPFLDIYKFSKGEDGSYSEGDLLGKEINTKYHEGTVSFSPDGSTMYFSRESFFEKVYEKEDRTKISVIHLFRSKKVDGKWGPAEGFAMNSDSYSVKDPAVSADGKTLYFASNMPGGMGGFDLYRASINADGSLGEAENLGSKINTEGHEVFPFAGSNGELYFASNGHLGLGGLDMFQVKSDMSGVDNMGVPVNSSGDDFALSYDDATGMGYVSSNRSGGRGNDDIYRVRKVEEPCDTQLLVKIIDEKSKEAIAGAMATLYAANGEELGSATSDAQGMVSFSILCETDTELGVTSADHIGKRVSIEGSLEKEVKESVELAPIEELIVADQVVLNPIYFDFDKSNITAQAAFELDKLVQVMTKYPEMVILATSHTDSRGSDAYNMSLSDRRAKSTAQYVISKGIDKSRITGEGKGETEPKVDCGANCSEEQHQLNRRSEFIIVSGGPKTAN from the coding sequence ATGAAGAACATACATACATATATAGCAATAGCGATGATGGGGGGCATGAGCATGACCGCCCAGAACAAGGACACAAAGAAGGCAGACGAGCTCTACGGGCGCTTTGAGTACGTAGAGGCCGCTGAGGCCTATGGAAAGCTTGTGGAGAAGGGCAAGGGCGATGCCTATGTCTACACGCAGCTGGCAGAGGCCAACTACAACATCTACAATACGGAGGAGGCCGAGCGCTGGTATGCCAAGGCGATCGAGTCCGGCAACCAGGATTCGGAGACCATCTACAGATATGCCCAGATGCTGAAGGCTAACGGGAAGTACAGCGAGTCCAACGCGCAGATGGCTAAGTTTGCCTCTATGGCACCGGGTGACGAGCGTGCGAAGGCGTACCGCTCTGCACCGGACTATATCGATGAGATCAAGTCCACGCGCAAGCGCTTTGAGGTAGAGGACATGTCTCTGAACACGGAGTACTCGGAGTTCGGTGCCGTTGAGAAGGACGGTGACCTTTACTTTGTATCGGCGCGCAACACGAGCCGCAAGACCTATGGCTGGAACGGGGAGCCTTTCCTTGACATCTACAAGTTCAGCAAGGGAGAGGACGGCAGCTACAGCGAGGGAGACCTGCTAGGGAAGGAGATCAACACGAAGTACCACGAGGGTACGGTGTCCTTTTCTCCGGATGGCAGCACGATGTACTTTTCAAGGGAGAGTTTCTTTGAGAAGGTCTACGAGAAGGAGGACCGCACGAAGATCAGTGTGATCCACCTGTTCCGCTCGAAGAAAGTGGACGGCAAATGGGGGCCTGCAGAGGGCTTTGCGATGAACAGCGACAGCTACTCGGTAAAGGACCCAGCGGTGAGCGCCGACGGGAAGACATTGTATTTTGCCTCGAACATGCCGGGAGGTATGGGCGGCTTTGACCTTTACAGGGCGAGTATCAATGCCGATGGCAGCCTTGGCGAAGCGGAGAACCTTGGATCCAAGATCAATACGGAGGGCCATGAGGTGTTCCCTTTTGCGGGGAGCAACGGCGAGCTTTACTTTGCCTCGAACGGGCACTTGGGCCTAGGTGGACTGGACATGTTCCAGGTGAAGTCGGACATGTCCGGTGTGGACAACATGGGGGTACCTGTTAACAGCAGCGGGGACGACTTTGCGCTTAGCTATGACGATGCCACAGGTATGGGCTATGTGTCCTCGAACCGTTCAGGCGGTAGGGGCAACGACGATATCTACCGCGTGAGAAAGGTAGAGGAGCCATGCGATACGCAGCTGTTGGTGAAGATCATCGACGAGAAGAGCAAGGAGGCCATCGCAGGAGCCATGGCAACGCTTTACGCAGCCAATGGCGAGGAACTAGGCAGTGCGACTTCGGATGCGCAGGGTATGGTAAGCTTCAGCATATTGTGCGAGACGGATACGGAACTTGGTGTGACCTCTGCGGACCACATCGGGAAGCGCGTATCGATCGAGGGCAGCTTGGAGAAGGAAGTGAAAGAGTCTGTAGAATTGGCACCTATCGAGGAGCTTATCGTAGCGGACCAGGTAGTGCTCAACCCTATCTACTTCGACTTTGACAAATCGAACATCACGGCACAGGCGGCCTTTGAGCTTGACAAACTGGTACAGGTGATGACCAAATACCCAGAGATGGTGATCTTGGCCACTTCGCATACGGACAGCAGAGGCTCTGACGCCTACAACATGTCGCTGTCTGACAGACGTGCGAAGTCAACGGCACAGTACGTGATCTCGAAGGGAATCGACAAGAGCCGCATCACCGGAGAGGGTAAGGGCGAGACCGAGCCTAAGGTGGACTGCGGAGCCAACTGCAGCGAGGAGCAGCACCAGCTGAACCGTAGATCGGAGTTCATCATCGTAAGCGGTGGACCTAAAACAGCAAACTAA
- a CDS encoding type IX secretion system membrane protein PorP/SprF, producing the protein MKRIYMAMVLLMCVQLYGQQDPQYTQYMYNMNVVNPAYAGSKEALSLGVLYRWQWSGIDGAPQTGTFFAHSPIGSNMGLGLSFINDQIGPVVENNVYADFSYTLRLGGEHRLAFGVKAGATFHDIGLQDLELFDDNDPFFSENINSTTPNIGAGFFYYTEHYYVGFSVPNMLNSVHLDADGYELGSEVSHYFLTGGYVFDVSANTKLKPSFLVKSAFSAPTSFDVNLNALFYDRFEIGASYRLDDSFSGLVNFGITPNLRIGYAYDGVTSDISKYASSSHEIMLLWDLNFSKKVSRSPRYF; encoded by the coding sequence ATGAAAAGAATATATATGGCAATGGTCCTATTGATGTGCGTACAGCTGTACGGTCAACAGGACCCACAGTACACGCAGTATATGTACAACATGAACGTTGTGAACCCGGCATATGCGGGCTCTAAGGAGGCGCTCAGCCTGGGTGTTCTCTACCGCTGGCAGTGGAGCGGTATCGACGGTGCCCCACAGACGGGTACGTTCTTTGCGCACTCACCAATCGGGAGCAACATGGGGCTAGGCCTGTCGTTCATCAACGACCAGATCGGACCTGTTGTGGAGAACAACGTCTACGCAGATTTCAGTTATACCCTAAGGCTTGGCGGCGAACACCGCCTGGCCTTCGGTGTCAAGGCAGGGGCCACGTTCCACGACATCGGGCTCCAGGACCTGGAGCTTTTCGACGATAACGACCCGTTCTTTTCGGAGAACATCAACAGCACGACGCCGAACATCGGAGCAGGGTTCTTCTACTACACGGAGCACTACTATGTAGGGTTCTCGGTACCGAACATGCTGAACTCGGTGCACCTTGATGCTGACGGTTACGAGCTGGGCTCTGAGGTGAGCCACTACTTTTTGACAGGGGGCTATGTGTTCGACGTATCTGCCAACACGAAGCTCAAGCCCTCGTTTTTGGTAAAGTCGGCGTTTTCTGCACCGACGTCGTTTGACGTGAACTTGAACGCGCTGTTCTACGACCGCTTCGAGATCGGGGCTTCGTACCGTCTTGACGATTCGTTCTCCGGCCTTGTGAACTTCGGCATCACGCCGAACCTTCGTATCGGTTATGCCTATGACGGAGTTACCTCAGACATCAGCAAGTATGCTTCCTCGTCGCACGAGATCATGTTGCTTTGGGACCTGAACTTTAGCAAGAAGGTATCACGATCACCAAGATATTTCTAA